A section of the Papio anubis isolate 15944 chromosome 2, Panubis1.0, whole genome shotgun sequence genome encodes:
- the MUC20 gene encoding mucin-20 isoform X2: protein MGSLWGLALPLFFFCWEVAVSEISAGPSSRRADAAMTMDDTEVPALTPAPGHAALETRTLSAETSCRSTPAGPIPEAETRTSTETPPGRTVLIATSAETSAATGRPEGPGMTTAETITGSDPKEAVFDTLRTDDSSEEAKTRTTDISTSAHTSTEAKGLASDSSTSSDGPHPAVTPSWSPGSDVALLAGALVTVTHIEVIHCSVTETETRTSSIPGASDADHIPTEGMKASPTSNPPALPDSTDAKPHSPEATASAETLSTAGTTESTAPDATVGTPLPTNSATEREVTAPRATTLSGTLATGSGNPLEETSALSAETPSYVKVSGAALVPTEAGSTVGKTASFAGGCASSYSPSEAIIKNFTPSETPTADVTTKGPFPTSRDRLPSVPPTTANSSRGTNSTLAKTTASAKTPMKPPTATPTTARRRPTTDVSAGENAGFLLLRLSVASPEDLSDPRVAERLMRQLRQGLHAHAPHFQVSLLRIRRG from the exons GCCCCAGCAGCCGCAGAGCAGACGCCGCGATGACAATGGACGACACAGAAGTGCCCGCTCTGACTCCAGCACCAGGCCACGCCGCTCTGGAAACTCGAACTCTGAGTGCCGAGACCTCCTGTAGGTCAACCCCAGCCGGCCCCATTCCAGAAGCAGAGACCAGGACTTCCACCGAAACACCTCCCGGCCGCACGGTGCTGATCGCCACCTCTGCGGAGACATCCGCCGCCACTGGCCGCCCCGAGGGACCTGGAATGACCACAGCTGAGACCATCACAGGCAGTGATCCCAAGGAAGCCGTCTTTGACACCCTTCGCACCGATGATAGCTCTGAAGAGGCAAAGACACGCACAACGGACATATCGACGTCGGCTCACACCTCCACAGAAGCTAAGGGCCTGGCCTCAGACAGCAGCACCTCTTCCGACGGCCCCCATCCAGCCGTCACCCCCTCATGGTCCCCGGGATCTGACGTCGCTCTCCTCGCTGGAGCCCTGGTGACCGTCACCCACATCGAGGTTATCCATTGCAGcgtcacagaaacagaaacaaggaCTTCCAGCATCCCTGGGGCCTCAGACGCAGATCACATCCCCACGGAAGGGATGAAGGCCTCGCCCACCTCCAATCCACCAGCTCTGCCTGACTCCACTGATGCAAAACCACACAGCCCCGAGGCCACAGCCTCTGCCGAGACCCTGTCCACAGCCGGCACCACAGAGTCAACCGCACCTGATGCCACGGTTGGGACCCCACTCCCCACCAACAGCGCCACAGAAAGAGAAGTGACAGCACCCAGGGCCACGACCCTCAGTGGAACTCTGGCCACAGGTAGCGGGAATCCCCTGGAAGAAACCTCAGCCCTCTCTGCGGAGACACCAAGTTACGTCAAAGTCTCAGGAGCAGCTCTCGTCCCCACAGAGGCCGGGTCAACAGTGGGCAAAACAGCTTCCTTTGCTGGGGGCTGTGCTTCCTCCTACAGCCCCTCAGAAGCCATTATCAAGAACTTCACCCCTTCAGAGACACCGACTGCAGACGTCACAACCAAGGGGCCCTTCCCCACCAGCAGGGACCGTCTTCCTTCTGTCCCTCCGACTACAGCCAACAGCAGCCGAGGGACGAACAGCACCTTAGCCAAGACCACAGCCTCAGCGAAGACCCCGATGAAGCCCCCAACAGCCACGCCCACCACTGCTCGGAGGAGGCCGACCACAGACGTGAGTGCGG GTGAAAATGCAGGTTTCCTCCTCCTGCGGCTGAGTGTGGCCTCCCCGGAAGACCTCAGTGACCCCAGAGTGGCAGAGAGGCTGATGCGGCAG CTCCGCCAGGGACTCCACGCCCACGCGCCTCACTTCCAGGTCTCCTTACTGCGCATCAGGAGAGGCTAA
- the MUC20 gene encoding mucin-20 isoform X1 produces the protein MGSLWGLALPLFFFCWEVAVSEISAGPSSRRADAAMTMDDTEVPALTPAPGHAALETRTLSAETSCRSTPAGPIPEAETRTSTETPPGRTVLIATSAETSAATGRPEGPGMTTAETITGSDPKEAVFDTLRTDDSSEEAKTRTTDISTSAHTSTEAKGLASDSSTSSDGPHPAVTPSWSPGSDVALLAGALVTVTHIEVIHCSVTETETRTSSIPGASDADHIPTEGMKASPTSNPPALPDSTDAKPHSPEATASAETLSTAGTTESTAPDATVGTPLPTNSATEREVTAPRATTLSGTLATGSGNPLEETSALSAETPSYVKVSGAALVPTEAGSTVGKTASFAGGCASSYSPSEAIIKNFTPSETPTADVTTKGPFPTSRDRLPSVPPTTANSSRGTNSTLAKTTASAKTPMKPPTATPTTARRRPTTDVSAGENAGFLLLRLSVASPEDLSDPRVAERLMRQVSGHFLGQGSRGRREVCRGCREDPRDTEEQLPHLEGSLVSYRELGAASEDLCLALLLPAFSEFFVSFSAV, from the exons GCCCCAGCAGCCGCAGAGCAGACGCCGCGATGACAATGGACGACACAGAAGTGCCCGCTCTGACTCCAGCACCAGGCCACGCCGCTCTGGAAACTCGAACTCTGAGTGCCGAGACCTCCTGTAGGTCAACCCCAGCCGGCCCCATTCCAGAAGCAGAGACCAGGACTTCCACCGAAACACCTCCCGGCCGCACGGTGCTGATCGCCACCTCTGCGGAGACATCCGCCGCCACTGGCCGCCCCGAGGGACCTGGAATGACCACAGCTGAGACCATCACAGGCAGTGATCCCAAGGAAGCCGTCTTTGACACCCTTCGCACCGATGATAGCTCTGAAGAGGCAAAGACACGCACAACGGACATATCGACGTCGGCTCACACCTCCACAGAAGCTAAGGGCCTGGCCTCAGACAGCAGCACCTCTTCCGACGGCCCCCATCCAGCCGTCACCCCCTCATGGTCCCCGGGATCTGACGTCGCTCTCCTCGCTGGAGCCCTGGTGACCGTCACCCACATCGAGGTTATCCATTGCAGcgtcacagaaacagaaacaaggaCTTCCAGCATCCCTGGGGCCTCAGACGCAGATCACATCCCCACGGAAGGGATGAAGGCCTCGCCCACCTCCAATCCACCAGCTCTGCCTGACTCCACTGATGCAAAACCACACAGCCCCGAGGCCACAGCCTCTGCCGAGACCCTGTCCACAGCCGGCACCACAGAGTCAACCGCACCTGATGCCACGGTTGGGACCCCACTCCCCACCAACAGCGCCACAGAAAGAGAAGTGACAGCACCCAGGGCCACGACCCTCAGTGGAACTCTGGCCACAGGTAGCGGGAATCCCCTGGAAGAAACCTCAGCCCTCTCTGCGGAGACACCAAGTTACGTCAAAGTCTCAGGAGCAGCTCTCGTCCCCACAGAGGCCGGGTCAACAGTGGGCAAAACAGCTTCCTTTGCTGGGGGCTGTGCTTCCTCCTACAGCCCCTCAGAAGCCATTATCAAGAACTTCACCCCTTCAGAGACACCGACTGCAGACGTCACAACCAAGGGGCCCTTCCCCACCAGCAGGGACCGTCTTCCTTCTGTCCCTCCGACTACAGCCAACAGCAGCCGAGGGACGAACAGCACCTTAGCCAAGACCACAGCCTCAGCGAAGACCCCGATGAAGCCCCCAACAGCCACGCCCACCACTGCTCGGAGGAGGCCGACCACAGACGTGAGTGCGG GTGAAAATGCAGGTTTCCTCCTCCTGCGGCTGAGTGTGGCCTCCCCGGAAGACCTCAGTGACCCCAGAGTGGCAGAGAGGCTGATGCGGCAGGTGAGTGGACACTTTCTGGGCCAGGGGAGTAGAGGAAGGCGTGAGGTTTGCAGGGGCTGCCGGGAAGACCCGCGGGACACGGAAGAGCAGCTGCCGCACTTGGAAGGGAGTCTCGTTTCTTACAGAGAATTGGGAGCTGCATCGGAGGATCTCTGCCTGGCTTTGCTTCTGCCTGCCTTCTCCGAGTTCTTCGTTTCCTTCTCTGCAGTGTAA